A single region of the Enterobacter cloacae complex sp. R_G8 genome encodes:
- the bglJ gene encoding DNA-binding transcriptional activator BglJ, translating to MSAVGLQHLFAMPMLSQYQLHLFSQFESFKQALPGVSFFSVIYSLSDAREERRNCLASLRDLAFTHGNIQRIVLASDDVEARLISHLSPSRLHGIISKSVPLSHLQEELVVLLSETHHINDNMLNHWYVNQNRMLSPTERAILRYMSFGFSIPEIAAQLERNIKTIRAHKFNAMVKLGVNSDVGLLDAADILTHLPARDMRYAVSGSPAFL from the coding sequence ATGAGTGCCGTTGGGCTGCAGCATCTTTTTGCTATGCCCATGCTCAGCCAGTATCAACTGCACCTCTTCAGCCAATTCGAAAGCTTTAAACAGGCGCTTCCCGGCGTCTCTTTTTTCTCGGTGATCTATTCACTCTCTGACGCGCGTGAGGAGCGTCGTAACTGTCTGGCATCCCTGCGTGATCTCGCGTTCACGCACGGTAATATCCAGCGCATTGTGCTGGCATCTGATGATGTGGAAGCGCGGTTGATCAGCCATTTGTCGCCTTCTCGTCTGCACGGCATTATTAGTAAATCGGTACCGCTTAGCCACCTGCAGGAGGAGCTGGTGGTGTTATTGAGTGAAACGCATCATATCAATGACAATATGTTGAACCACTGGTATGTGAATCAAAACAGAATGTTAAGCCCAACAGAGCGAGCAATATTACGTTATATGTCTTTCGGATTTTCCATCCCTGAAATTGCGGCACAACTGGAACGCAATATTAAGACTATCCGGGCACATAAGTTTAATGCGATGGTTAAATTGGGAGTGAATTCTGACGTAGGGCTACTGGATGCGGCGGATATTCTTACTCACCTTCCGGCAAGAGACATGCGCTATGCGGTGTCAGGCTCGCCGGCATTTTTATAA
- the rimI gene encoding ribosomal protein S18-alanine N-acetyltransferase: MNTISSLTTPDLRAAYAIETRAHAFPWSEKTLASNQGERYLNYRLDVDGTLAAFAITQVVLDEATLFNIAVDPAFQRRGLGRELLTHLIRELETRDVFTLWLEVRASNVAAIALYESLGFNEATIRRNYYPTAEGREDAIIMALPIG; the protein is encoded by the coding sequence ATGAACACGATTTCTTCCCTCACGACGCCTGATCTGCGTGCGGCGTACGCGATTGAAACACGCGCCCATGCGTTTCCGTGGAGCGAAAAGACACTCGCCAGCAACCAGGGCGAACGGTATTTGAATTACCGCCTGGACGTTGACGGCACCCTGGCCGCGTTTGCGATAACCCAGGTCGTTCTGGATGAGGCCACGCTGTTTAATATCGCGGTGGATCCCGCGTTTCAGCGCCGTGGACTGGGAAGGGAACTGCTTACGCATCTCATTCGTGAGCTCGAAACCCGTGACGTTTTCACCCTGTGGCTGGAGGTGCGCGCGTCAAATGTCGCCGCCATCGCGCTCTATGAAAGCTTAGGCTTTAACGAGGCGACAATCCGCCGTAACTACTACCCGACCGCAGAGGGACGTGAAGACGCCATCATTATGGCTCTGCCGATTGGATAA
- a CDS encoding LuxR C-terminal-related transcriptional regulator, whose amino-acid sequence MLSLNGKHGVVISRVPVMQSGLGSVMSNHFPEFELTYCRSLQELTLLQLRRADVIIADISGEYRKPRGTLEGYYSLLNQYRDIHWIFLVSRPLYPVAVELLMRPESTLLSEMEPIEGVINAIRAGSERAERISQTLLSPEVVAAEDDEPFVALTHSERKVLRLLGKGWGINQIATLLKKSNKTISAQKNSAMRRLSLRSNADMYAWINSAQGMRELSLLSAYGEYEEWKKPTPHDISLSSKIAQ is encoded by the coding sequence ATGTTGTCATTGAATGGTAAGCATGGCGTAGTAATTAGCAGGGTACCCGTGATGCAAAGCGGGCTAGGCAGCGTTATGTCAAACCATTTCCCTGAATTTGAATTGACATATTGCCGCTCGTTGCAGGAGTTAACGCTGCTCCAGCTTCGCCGGGCCGACGTCATTATTGCCGATATTTCAGGCGAATACAGGAAACCCCGGGGGACGCTTGAAGGGTATTACAGCTTACTGAATCAATATCGGGATATTCACTGGATTTTTCTGGTCTCTCGTCCCCTTTATCCCGTCGCAGTGGAACTGCTTATGCGGCCGGAAAGTACGCTGCTTTCTGAAATGGAACCGATTGAAGGCGTGATTAATGCTATTCGTGCAGGGAGCGAGCGGGCGGAGCGGATAAGCCAGACGTTATTGTCTCCTGAAGTGGTTGCTGCTGAAGACGACGAGCCATTTGTGGCGCTCACCCACTCCGAACGCAAAGTGCTGCGTCTGTTAGGCAAGGGCTGGGGCATTAATCAGATTGCGACTTTGCTTAAGAAGAGCAACAAAACGATCAGCGCGCAGAAAAACAGCGCGATGCGACGATTGTCGCTGCGTAGCAATGCCGATATGTACGCCTGGATTAACAGTGCACAGGGAATGAGAGAGCTGAGTTTACTATCAGCCTATGGAGAGTACGAGGAATGGAAAAAACCGACACCACACGACATATCGCTGTCATCGAAAATTGCACAATGA
- a CDS encoding DUF1435 domain-containing protein, with product MILVIIIDMRGQIMLSRVLGSGWGVLLPGAILGGLMYADLSIELWKAIIVSGLLVTSAMIWHKQLRHFVLLPSCVALVSGILVILMSLK from the coding sequence ATGATATTGGTTATCATTATCGATATGAGAGGGCAAATCATGTTGAGCCGGGTGTTAGGAAGTGGTTGGGGGGTATTACTGCCGGGCGCCATTCTCGGCGGTCTGATGTATGCCGATCTCTCCATTGAACTCTGGAAAGCCATCATTGTGTCAGGGCTGCTGGTGACATCAGCAATGATCTGGCATAAGCAATTACGGCACTTTGTTTTGTTGCCATCATGCGTCGCGCTGGTCAGTGGAATTCTGGTGATACTGATGAGTTTGAAATAA
- the prfC gene encoding peptide chain release factor 3 encodes MTLSPYLQEVAKRRTFAIISHPDAGKTTITEKVLLFGQAIQTAGTVKGRGSSQHAKSDWMEMEKQRGISITTSVMQFPYHDCLVNLLDTPGHEDFSEDTYRTLTAVDCCLMVIDAAKGVEDRTRKLMEVTRLRDTPILTFMNKLDRDIRDPMELMDEVENELKIACAPITWPIGCGKLFKGVYHLYKDETYLYQTGKGHTIQDVRIVKGLDNPDLDAAVGEELAAQLRDELELVKGASHEFDKELFLSGEITPVFFGTALGNFGVDHMLDGLVEWAPQPMPRKTDTREVEAKEEKFTGFVFKIQANMDPKHRDRVAFMRVVSGKYEKGMKLRQVRIGKDVVISDALTFMAGDRSHVEEAYPGDIIGLHNHGTIQIGDTFTQGEMMKFTGIPNFAPELFRRIRLKDPLKQKQLLKGLVQLSEEGAVQVFRPIANNDLIVGAVGVLQFDVVVARLKSEYNVEAIYESVNVATARWVECADVKKFEEFKRKNEVQLALDGGDNLTYIAPTMVNLNLTQERYPDVQFRKTREH; translated from the coding sequence ATGACGTTGTCTCCTTATCTGCAAGAGGTGGCCAAGCGCCGCACTTTTGCCATTATCTCGCACCCGGATGCCGGTAAAACCACCATCACCGAGAAGGTGCTGCTGTTCGGACAGGCGATTCAGACCGCCGGTACCGTAAAAGGCCGTGGCTCCAGCCAACATGCAAAATCTGACTGGATGGAGATGGAAAAGCAGCGTGGTATTTCGATTACCACCTCCGTGATGCAGTTCCCGTATCACGATTGTCTGGTGAACCTGCTGGATACCCCGGGGCACGAAGACTTCTCCGAGGATACCTACCGTACGCTGACGGCAGTGGACTGCTGTCTGATGGTCATCGACGCCGCGAAAGGTGTAGAAGATCGTACCCGTAAGCTGATGGAAGTGACCCGTCTGCGCGACACGCCGATCCTCACCTTCATGAACAAACTCGACCGTGACATCCGTGACCCGATGGAGCTGATGGATGAAGTGGAAAACGAGCTGAAGATCGCCTGTGCGCCAATCACCTGGCCAATTGGCTGCGGTAAGTTGTTCAAAGGTGTTTACCACCTTTATAAAGACGAAACGTATCTGTACCAGACCGGTAAAGGCCATACCATTCAGGACGTGCGCATTGTGAAAGGTCTGGATAACCCGGACCTGGACGCCGCGGTGGGTGAAGAGCTGGCCGCGCAGCTGCGTGACGAGCTGGAACTGGTAAAAGGCGCGTCTCACGAATTCGACAAAGAGTTGTTCCTGAGCGGCGAAATCACCCCGGTCTTCTTTGGTACCGCACTGGGTAACTTTGGCGTCGACCACATGCTCGACGGTCTGGTGGAGTGGGCTCCGCAGCCGATGCCGCGTAAAACCGATACCCGTGAAGTGGAAGCGAAGGAAGAGAAGTTCACCGGCTTTGTCTTTAAAATTCAGGCCAATATGGACCCGAAACACCGTGACCGTGTGGCCTTTATGCGCGTGGTGTCCGGCAAGTATGAAAAGGGCATGAAGCTGCGCCAGGTGCGTATCGGTAAAGATGTAGTGATTTCCGACGCGCTGACCTTCATGGCGGGCGACCGCTCGCACGTGGAAGAAGCGTATCCGGGTGACATCATCGGTCTGCATAACCATGGCACCATCCAGATCGGCGATACCTTCACCCAGGGCGAAATGATGAAGTTCACCGGTATTCCGAACTTCGCGCCAGAACTGTTCCGCCGCATTCGCCTGAAAGATCCGCTGAAGCAGAAACAGCTGCTGAAAGGGCTGGTACAGCTTTCCGAAGAGGGGGCAGTGCAGGTCTTCCGCCCAATCGCGAATAACGATCTGATCGTGGGTGCGGTGGGTGTGCTGCAGTTCGACGTAGTGGTTGCGCGTCTGAAGAGTGAGTACAACGTGGAAGCGATTTACGAATCGGTCAACGTGGCGACCGCGCGCTGGGTTGAATGTGCTGACGTGAAGAAATTCGAAGAGTTCAAGCGTAAGAACGAAGTTCAGCTGGCGCTGGATGGCGGTGATAATCTGACCTATATCGCCCCAACCATGGTTAACCTGAACCTGACGCAGGAACGTTATCCTGACGTACAGTTCCGCAAAACACGCGAACACTAA
- the fhuF gene encoding siderophore-iron reductase FhuF, with the protein MATHTAHTVEPLIWRARLTSGNSSLAEAIREKITETRAHLLDFIKLDEPHPHHAMTLAQWRQPAKRQSLLATYSDHIYRNQPTLTREYKPLLSLWAQWYIGLMAPPLMLALLTQETMLDLSPDYFHVEFHETGRAACFWIDLHEDPTAMHLSATQRMEQLVTRALMPVVNALEETGEINGKLIWSNTGYLIHWYLTEMKPLLGDEKVDALRQSLFFTKQLADGRDNPLFRTVVPRDGLLVRRTCCQRYRLPDVQQCGDCTLK; encoded by the coding sequence ATGGCCACGCATACCGCACATACTGTTGAACCACTCATCTGGCGAGCCCGTCTCACCTCGGGGAATTCTTCGCTTGCGGAAGCCATACGCGAAAAGATAACGGAAACCCGCGCCCATCTGCTGGACTTTATCAAACTGGATGAGCCGCATCCGCACCACGCCATGACCCTGGCACAGTGGCGTCAGCCGGCAAAACGCCAGTCACTGCTGGCGACATATTCCGACCATATCTATCGCAATCAACCCACCCTTACGCGGGAATATAAGCCCCTGCTCTCCCTCTGGGCACAATGGTATATCGGCCTGATGGCACCTCCGCTGATGCTGGCGTTGCTCACCCAGGAGACCATGCTGGATCTCTCCCCGGACTATTTTCACGTTGAGTTCCACGAGACAGGACGTGCGGCCTGTTTCTGGATCGATCTTCACGAAGATCCAACGGCAATGCATCTCTCTGCTACGCAGCGGATGGAGCAACTCGTGACCCGCGCCCTGATGCCGGTGGTTAATGCTCTGGAAGAGACGGGAGAGATCAACGGGAAGCTTATCTGGAGTAATACTGGCTATTTAATCCACTGGTATTTGACGGAAATGAAGCCTCTGCTCGGTGATGAGAAGGTGGATGCCCTGCGTCAGTCCTTATTCTTTACGAAACAGCTTGCGGATGGCCGCGATAACCCGTTATTCCGTACCGTGGTACCTCGTGACGGCCTTCTGGTGCGTCGCACCTGCTGCCAGCGCTATCGCCTGCCGGACGTTCAGCAGTGCGGGGATTGTACGCTGAAGTAG
- a CDS encoding DNA polymerase III subunit psi, which produces MTSRRDWQLQQLGITQWALRRPTALQGEIAIAIPAHVRLVMVAEELPALNDALIGDVLRSLKLTADQVLQLTPDRVAMLPPDSHCNSWRMGETNEISLPGSQISSPVLEELKANPKARSALWQQICDYEHDFFPHDA; this is translated from the coding sequence ATGACATCCCGACGAGACTGGCAGTTGCAGCAACTGGGCATCACCCAGTGGGCTTTGCGTCGCCCGACGGCGTTGCAGGGCGAAATCGCTATCGCCATCCCTGCGCATGTTCGCCTGGTGATGGTGGCGGAAGAACTGCCTGCCCTGAATGATGCTCTGATCGGTGATGTCCTTCGCAGCCTGAAGCTGACGGCCGACCAGGTTTTACAGCTGACACCGGACAGGGTCGCCATGCTTCCTCCTGATAGCCACTGCAACAGCTGGCGCATGGGCGAAACAAACGAGATATCCCTTCCGGGGAGTCAGATCAGCTCACCCGTGCTGGAAGAGCTGAAAGCCAATCCAAAAGCGCGAAGCGCGCTATGGCAACAAATCTGCGACTATGAACACGATTTCTTCCCTCACGACGCCTGA
- a CDS encoding YbaK/EbsC family protein, translated as MSLQSVQQFFADNAPDIEVIELGESTATVALAAAAHRVEPGQIAKTLSLKVKNEVILVVAKGDARLDNKKLKDTFGAKARMLSSDEVVTITGHPVGGVCPFGLENPLSVYCDVSLKQYAEVLPAAGAIHSAVRISPDRMAELTSAKWVDVCI; from the coding sequence ATGAGTTTGCAGTCTGTACAGCAGTTTTTTGCCGACAACGCTCCGGATATAGAAGTCATAGAACTGGGTGAGAGTACCGCGACCGTTGCGCTGGCTGCTGCCGCTCATCGCGTTGAGCCGGGACAAATCGCCAAGACGCTATCGCTGAAAGTTAAAAATGAAGTGATCCTGGTGGTAGCTAAAGGCGATGCGCGTCTGGATAACAAAAAACTGAAAGATACCTTTGGTGCGAAAGCGCGCATGCTCAGTAGTGATGAAGTGGTAACCATCACGGGTCATCCCGTTGGAGGAGTATGCCCGTTCGGGCTGGAAAACCCACTCTCTGTGTACTGCGATGTTTCATTAAAACAGTACGCTGAAGTACTACCCGCTGCGGGCGCAATTCACAGTGCCGTACGTATTTCACCAGACCGGATGGCAGAGCTGACATCCGCAAAGTGGGTCGATGTGTGCATTTGA
- the rsmC gene encoding 16S rRNA (guanine(1207)-N(2))-methyltransferase RsmC: protein MSAFTPASEVLLRHSDDFEQSRILFAGDMQDDLPARFDCAESRAHTQYYHHWQVLSRQMGERARFSLVAEQSDVADCDTLIYYWPKNKPEAQFQLMNLLSLLPVGCDIFVVGENRSGVRSAEQMLEAYAPLNKVDSARRCGLYHGRLEKQPSFDAGTFWDAYQLDGLTIKTLPGVFSRDGLDVGSKLLLSTLTPHTKGKVLDVGCGAGVLATVLASHSPKVRLTLCDVSAPAVEASRATLAANGFEGEVFASNVFSDVTGRFDMIISNPPFHDGIETSLEAAQTLIRGAVRHLNSGGELRIVANAFLPYPKVLDETFGFHEVIAQTGRFKVYRTVMTRQAKK, encoded by the coding sequence ATGTCTGCATTTACCCCGGCAAGTGAAGTCTTGCTGCGTCACAGTGATGATTTCGAACAAAGCCGTATTCTGTTTGCCGGAGATATGCAGGATGACCTGCCCGCGCGTTTCGACTGTGCAGAAAGCCGTGCCCATACCCAATACTACCACCACTGGCAGGTGCTGAGCCGCCAGATGGGCGAGCGCGCACGCTTTAGCCTGGTGGCGGAACAGAGTGATGTCGCTGACTGCGACACGCTGATCTACTACTGGCCGAAGAACAAACCGGAAGCGCAGTTCCAGCTGATGAATCTGCTCTCCCTGCTGCCGGTCGGCTGCGATATTTTTGTGGTTGGTGAGAACCGCAGCGGTGTGCGAAGCGCAGAGCAGATGCTGGAAGCGTACGCCCCGCTGAACAAAGTCGACAGTGCCCGTCGCTGTGGTCTGTACCACGGTCGTCTGGAAAAACAGCCATCCTTCGATGCCGGGACATTCTGGGACGCGTATCAGCTTGATGGCCTCACCATAAAAACCCTGCCGGGCGTTTTCAGCCGTGACGGACTGGACGTGGGCAGCAAACTGCTGCTCTCCACGCTGACGCCGCACACCAAAGGCAAAGTACTGGACGTTGGCTGTGGCGCAGGGGTGCTGGCAACGGTGCTGGCAAGCCACTCACCAAAAGTCCGCCTGACGCTCTGTGACGTCAGTGCGCCAGCGGTCGAAGCCAGCCGTGCGACGCTCGCCGCCAACGGATTTGAAGGCGAAGTCTTTGCCAGCAACGTCTTCTCAGACGTTACCGGTCGGTTCGACATGATCATCTCCAACCCGCCGTTCCACGATGGCATCGAAACCAGCCTTGAAGCGGCGCAAACGCTGATCCGTGGCGCAGTGCGTCACCTGAACAGCGGGGGTGAACTGAGGATCGTCGCTAACGCCTTCCTGCCGTACCCGAAAGTGCTGGATGAGACCTTCGGCTTCCATGAAGTTATCGCGCAAACGGGCCGCTTTAAGGTCTACCGTACCGTGATGACGCGTCAGGCTAAAAAATAA
- a CDS encoding diguanylate cyclase, which yields MTSQSWRSLVNSKYQLSLRLFLFLNATSAVFSVTNPLYSVRLLSFPLLAIFTLSTGLLLWHWKKRTRRVNIPVVSAIFGILWAWQIVSKFSLITHDRETYLIIALLTVLFIGSLAFAINIKAFTLHSLPAFIVCLWLSTPEHWLRMTYSFVLPVVAIGVHNVLQRRNDRFAQELLSRLLEERETLTDLSMMDPLTGLYNRRGLQSRLGNLPAVENGEHFVLLMDIDHFKAYNDHYGHMMGDQALIRVSAAIRDAVRSRDIVARFGGEEFMVLLTNISLDHARQTAERIRQKVYDLKIPHMFNESVATNVTISIGIAIFEDEDVEGALEKADKALYEAKHLGRNNILLSEELQAV from the coding sequence ATGACATCACAATCCTGGCGGTCTTTAGTCAACAGCAAATATCAGTTATCGTTACGTTTATTTTTATTTCTGAACGCAACCTCCGCGGTGTTCTCGGTAACAAATCCGCTCTATTCTGTACGCCTGTTATCCTTCCCCCTGCTGGCTATTTTTACACTCAGTACGGGATTGTTGCTCTGGCACTGGAAAAAGCGTACCCGCAGAGTAAATATTCCTGTGGTTTCAGCGATCTTCGGTATTTTATGGGCCTGGCAAATTGTCTCGAAATTTTCGTTAATTACGCACGATCGCGAGACGTATTTGATCATAGCGCTATTAACGGTGCTTTTTATCGGGTCTCTTGCATTCGCGATTAATATCAAAGCGTTTACTCTTCATTCATTACCCGCATTTATTGTCTGCCTGTGGTTAAGCACCCCTGAGCACTGGCTGAGAATGACCTACTCTTTCGTTCTGCCGGTTGTGGCTATAGGTGTTCACAACGTTTTGCAAAGGCGTAACGATCGCTTCGCTCAGGAGTTACTTTCCCGGTTACTGGAAGAACGGGAAACCCTGACCGATCTCAGCATGATGGATCCGCTTACCGGCCTGTATAACCGTCGCGGCCTGCAAAGTCGGCTGGGAAATCTGCCTGCGGTGGAAAATGGCGAACACTTTGTCCTGCTGATGGATATCGACCACTTCAAGGCCTATAACGACCACTACGGCCATATGATGGGCGACCAGGCGTTGATCCGCGTCTCTGCGGCAATCCGGGATGCCGTGCGCTCGCGGGATATTGTGGCGCGTTTCGGCGGCGAAGAATTTATGGTGCTGCTGACGAACATTTCACTGGATCATGCCCGCCAGACGGCAGAGCGTATTCGCCAGAAAGTCTATGATTTGAAAATCCCGCATATGTTCAATGAAAGCGTGGCGACCAACGTCACTATCAGCATTGGTATTGCTATTTTTGAGGATGAAGACGTAGAAGGCGCGCTGGAAAAAGCAGATAAAGCCCTCTACGAAGCGAAGCATCTCGGGCGCAATAACATTCTCCTCAGCGAAGAATTACAGGCGGTTTAA
- a CDS encoding PTS sugar transporter subunit IIC: MSANHAAFNLIFRFVENYVSPIAGRISSQRHVMAIRDGFISAMPFMIVGSFLLVFAYPPFSPDTTWGFAQAWLDMAKQFEGQILTPFDMTMGIMSIYICAAIAYNLGKHYVKSHQLDPFMCAMLSLMAFLLVAAPKTKGALPVDSLGGTGIFTAILVAIYCVEMMRFLKAHNIGIRLPDQVPPMIKNSFDLLIPVLVVVLTLYPLSLLIQSQFGMLIPQAIMSLFKPLVSAADSLPAILLAVLIGHLLWFAGIHGAAIVSGMLQMFWLTNLGANQTALAASQPLPHIFMEAFWTFFIVIGGSGATMGLVFCYLRSRSAHLRSIGRLSVVPSIFNINEPVIFGTPIVMNPVFFIPFLLAPMVNAVLAWAAMKFDLISRVISVVPWTAPAPVGAAWALGWDFRAAILVVVLACVSAIIYFPFFKVYEKQLLEQEAEEAQRNAEAENQQMA; the protein is encoded by the coding sequence ATGTCTGCCAACCATGCTGCGTTTAATCTGATATTTCGTTTCGTTGAAAATTACGTTAGTCCTATTGCCGGGCGGATCTCTTCCCAGCGTCATGTCATGGCTATCCGTGACGGGTTTATCTCCGCAATGCCATTCATGATTGTCGGTTCATTTTTGTTGGTCTTTGCTTACCCACCGTTTTCGCCAGACACTACCTGGGGCTTCGCGCAGGCCTGGCTGGATATGGCAAAGCAATTTGAAGGCCAAATCCTGACCCCGTTCGATATGACGATGGGCATTATGTCCATTTATATTTGTGCGGCTATTGCCTATAACCTTGGCAAACACTATGTGAAATCACATCAGTTAGACCCGTTCATGTGCGCCATGCTGTCGCTGATGGCGTTTCTGCTGGTGGCTGCGCCGAAAACCAAAGGCGCGCTGCCCGTAGACAGTCTGGGCGGTACGGGGATCTTCACCGCGATTCTGGTGGCAATCTATTGCGTCGAGATGATGCGTTTCCTGAAAGCACACAATATTGGTATCCGTCTGCCCGACCAGGTACCACCGATGATCAAAAACTCCTTTGACCTACTGATCCCGGTGCTGGTGGTCGTGCTGACGCTTTATCCGCTGAGTTTGTTGATTCAGTCTCAGTTTGGCATGCTGATCCCCCAGGCCATTATGTCTCTCTTCAAACCGCTGGTTTCTGCCGCAGACTCTCTGCCTGCGATCCTGCTGGCGGTGTTGATCGGCCATTTGCTGTGGTTTGCGGGGATCCACGGAGCGGCAATTGTTTCCGGAATGCTGCAGATGTTCTGGCTGACCAATCTCGGGGCTAACCAGACTGCGCTGGCGGCAAGCCAGCCTCTGCCACATATCTTTATGGAGGCGTTCTGGACGTTCTTTATCGTGATTGGGGGATCGGGCGCGACAATGGGACTGGTGTTCTGCTACCTGCGCAGTCGTTCAGCGCATCTGCGCTCAATCGGGCGTCTGAGCGTGGTGCCAAGCATCTTTAACATTAACGAACCTGTCATTTTTGGTACGCCGATTGTTATGAACCCGGTGTTCTTTATTCCGTTCCTGCTGGCGCCAATGGTTAACGCTGTGCTGGCCTGGGCGGCAATGAAGTTTGATCTGATTAGTCGCGTGATCTCTGTTGTGCCGTGGACGGCACCGGCGCCTGTGGGCGCAGCATGGGCCCTGGGCTGGGATTTCCGTGCGGCCATTCTGGTGGTGGTACTTGCGTGTGTCTCCGCCATCATCTACTTCCCGTTCTTCAAAGTGTACGAGAAGCAGCTGCTGGAGCAGGAAGCGGAAGAAGCGCAGCGTAATGCGGAAGCGGAAAATCAGCAGATGGCCTAG
- the yjjG gene encoding pyrimidine 5'-nucleotidase, giving the protein MKWDWIFFDADETLFTFDSFGGLQRMFLDYSVTFTAEDFQDYQAVNKPLWVDYQNGAITALQLQHQRFDAWAERLNVSPGALNEAFLNAMADICAPLPGAVSLLDSLKGKVKLGIITNGFTALQQIRLERTGLRDHFDALVISEEVGVPKPDPRIFDYALAQAGKPDRDRVLMVGDTAESDILGGINSGLSTVWLNAHGRVKPEGIEPTWTVTSLNELEQLLCKQ; this is encoded by the coding sequence ATGAAATGGGACTGGATTTTCTTTGACGCCGACGAAACGCTGTTTACGTTTGATTCGTTCGGTGGTCTACAGCGGATGTTTCTGGATTATAGCGTGACCTTCACCGCTGAAGATTTTCAGGACTATCAGGCGGTGAATAAACCGCTTTGGGTGGATTACCAGAACGGTGCCATCACTGCGTTACAACTTCAGCACCAGCGTTTTGATGCCTGGGCTGAACGGTTAAACGTGAGTCCAGGTGCGTTGAACGAGGCATTCCTTAATGCAATGGCCGATATCTGCGCGCCGCTGCCGGGGGCGGTTTCCCTGCTCGATTCGCTGAAAGGCAAGGTCAAACTGGGGATCATCACCAACGGTTTTACCGCGCTGCAGCAGATCCGCCTTGAGCGCACGGGACTGCGCGATCATTTCGACGCGCTGGTGATCTCAGAAGAGGTGGGCGTGCCGAAGCCGGATCCGCGTATTTTTGATTATGCGCTGGCGCAAGCCGGCAAACCCGATCGTGACCGTGTGTTGATGGTAGGCGATACCGCCGAGTCGGATATTCTGGGTGGCATCAATTCTGGTCTGTCGACCGTCTGGTTAAATGCGCATGGCCGCGTGAAGCCTGAAGGTATCGAGCCGACCTGGACCGTGACGTCGTTGAACGAACTGGAGCAGCTCCTGTGTAAACAATGA
- a CDS encoding threonine/serine exporter ThrE family protein translates to MQAEISMQRAITRLCIQCGLFLLQHGAESALVEELSTRLGLALGMDSVESAISSNAIVLTTIKDGQCLTSTRKNHDRGINMHVVTEVQHIVILAEHKLLDLKEIEKRFNQIKPLRYPRWLVVLMVGLSCACFCKLNKGGWDGAFVTFCASSIAMYVRQVLTHRQLHPQINFCITAFVATTVSGLLLRLPQFANTPTIAMAASVLLLVPGFPLINAVADMFKGHINTGLARWAIASLLTLATCIGVVMAMTLWGLRGWA, encoded by the coding sequence ATGCAGGCAGAAATATCAATGCAGCGTGCCATCACGCGGCTATGTATTCAGTGCGGGCTTTTCCTGCTCCAGCACGGGGCAGAGAGTGCCCTGGTCGAGGAGCTTTCGACGCGTCTGGGGCTGGCATTGGGGATGGATAGCGTCGAAAGCGCGATTTCATCAAACGCCATCGTGCTGACCACCATCAAAGACGGTCAGTGCCTCACCTCTACCCGTAAAAACCACGACCGCGGCATTAACATGCACGTTGTGACCGAAGTACAGCATATCGTCATTCTGGCTGAACATAAGCTTCTCGACCTCAAAGAGATAGAAAAACGATTTAATCAAATCAAGCCATTACGTTATCCGCGCTGGTTGGTGGTGTTAATGGTGGGACTGTCGTGCGCCTGTTTTTGTAAGCTCAATAAAGGGGGCTGGGACGGCGCGTTCGTGACCTTTTGCGCCAGCAGCATTGCCATGTATGTTCGCCAGGTGCTGACGCACCGGCAACTGCACCCACAAATTAACTTCTGCATCACCGCTTTTGTCGCCACGACGGTTTCCGGGCTGCTGCTGCGCCTGCCGCAGTTTGCCAACACGCCCACCATCGCCATGGCCGCCAGCGTGCTCCTTCTGGTGCCGGGCTTCCCGTTAATTAACGCTGTTGCCGACATGTTTAAAGGGCATATCAATACCGGCCTGGCACGCTGGGCGATTGCCAGCCTGCTCACGCTGGCGACCTGCATCGGCGTGGTAATGGCCATGACACTGTGGGGGTTACGCGGATGGGCGTGA